One stretch of Emys orbicularis isolate rEmyOrb1 chromosome 7, rEmyOrb1.hap1, whole genome shotgun sequence DNA includes these proteins:
- the CXCL12 gene encoding stromal cell-derived factor 1 gives MNGKALALLTCLLLSLSLSEEKPVSLTYRCPCRFYESNVAKANIKHLKILTTPNCSLQIVARLKNNSKQVCIDPKLKWIQEYLEKALNK, from the exons ATGAACGGGAAAGCCCTAGCGCTGCTCACTTGTCTGCTGCTCTCGCTCTCCCTCTCGGAGG AGAAACCCGTCAGCCTGACCTACCGATGCCCCTGCAGGTTCTACGAGAGCAACGTGGCTAAAGCCAACATCAAGCACCTCAAAATCCTGACCACCCCGAATTGCTCGCTGCAGATTGT CGCAAGGCTGAAGAACAACAGTAAGCAAGTATGCATTGATCCCAAGTTAAAGTGGATTCAGGAATATCTGGAGAAAGCTTTAAACAAGTAA